A genomic stretch from Strongyloides ratti genome assembly S_ratti_ED321, chromosome : 1 includes:
- a CDS encoding U2 small nuclear ribonucleoprotein A': MVRLNEDLIFNGFSRINPCRQRELQLRRMTITELADLGCTKDAYDCIDFSINSIVKLENFPRLNNLKTLILHDNRVKYIADDIGEKLPNLEVLMLTNNLLAELGDINPLAKCKKLRVLHLMGNPCSYKKNYKLYLIYKIRSLRVLDCKIIRQKDRVEADKLFKGKKNLVNIKEFVQYSSAVQNMEEKINIDVQLQRFPKEVEEQLRLSLKNAKTLAELEAIEKSLTL; this comes from the coding sequence atgGTACGTTTAAATGAAGATCTCATATTTAACGGTTTCTCAAGGATTAACCCTTGTCGTCAGAGGGAACTTCAGCTTCGTCGAATGACAATAACAGAATTAGCTGATTTGGGATGTACAAAAGATGCCTACGATTGTATTGATTTTTCAATTAACAGTATTGTAAAACTTGAAAACTTTCCAAGATTAAATAATCTAAAGACTCTCATTTTGCATGATAACAGGGTTAAGTATATAGCAGATGACATTGGAGAAAAACTTCCAAATTTGGAGGTTTTAATGTtgacaaataatttattagcTGAATTAGGAGATATAAACCCTTTAGCTAAATGTAAGAAACTACGTGTTTTACATTTAATGGGAAATCCATGttcatacaaaaaaaattataaattgtatCTTATCTATAAAATTAGATCACTTAGGGTGTTagattgtaaaattattcgCCAAAAAGATAGAGTTGAAgcagataaattatttaaaggaAAGAAAAACTtagttaatataaaagaatttgtTCAATATAGTAGTGCTGTTCAAAATATGGaagaaaagataaatattgaTGTTCAATTACAACGTTTCCCTAAAGAAGTAGAGGAACAATTGCGTCTATCCCTCAAAAATGCTAAAACTCTAGCTGAGTTGGAGGCCATCGAGAAGTCATTGACGTTAtaa
- a CDS encoding Serum response factor, whose product MICIIYLMTSSPLKEEAIFNLTNFGANGSLQSLFLSHQQTSTSDMASSSPSKESSPQCDTPNSGDPLINSLYMNTQDLNTTVDTSSVGNGGLLPNGKKTKGRVKIKMEYIGNKLRRYTTFSKRKTGIMKKAYELSTLTGTQVMLLVASETGHVYTFATSKLKPMISSDVGRNLIQTCLNTPDDKVDDTTSCKTEFTFEPPMGSVGSGSRKRKFHDTENISLQSMINPSTLNITSVTQDDFESDNDSDSGDAAETSSAFLLQSSQKDISDKEKQRNLQQTLKDALKAAANQREIQKKNKESNVSKSSRNKSGLQNGEQNSVASLFNPNIFTNNNTGNTTPEINAFVPFLLQNLLNSYATNNNQVFNTSSTNENSTLNDNQI is encoded by the exons ATGATTTGTATA atatatttaatgacGTCATCTCCTTTAAAAGAAGAAGCAATTTtcaatttaacaaattttggTGCCAACGGATCTCTTCAATCGTTATTCCTCTCTCATCAACAAACA agCACATCAGATATGGCTTCATCATCTCCTTCTAAGGAGTCAAGTCCTCAGTGTGACACTCCTAATTCAGGGGATCCTTTGATTAATTCTCTTTATATGAATACCCAAGATCTTAATACAACTGTTGATACCTCATCTGTTGGTAATGGTGGACTTCTACCAAATggtaaaaaaacaaaaggacgtgttaaaataaaaatggaaTATATTGGTAATAAACTTCGTAGGTATACCACATTTTCTAAAAGGAAGACAGGTATCATGAAAAAAGCTTATGAATTAAGTACATTAACAGGAACTCAAGTTATGTTATTGGTCGCTAGTGAAACCGGTCATGTTTACACTTTTGCAACAAGTAAACTGAAACCAATGATTAGTAGCGATGTTGGTAGGAATCTAATTCAAACATGTTTAAATACTCCTGATg ataaagtTGATGATACTACTAGTTGTAAAACAGAATTTACTTTTGAACCACCAATGGGCTCTGTAGGGAGTGGTTcgagaaaaagaaaatttcaTGATACAGAGAAT atTTCTCTTCAATCTATGATTAATCCTTCAACATTAAACATTACTTCTGTTACACAGGATGATTTTGAATCTGACAATGATTCCGATTCCGGTGATGCAGCAGAAACATCTTCTGCCTTCCTTCTTCAATCTTCACAAAAAGATATATCtgataaagaaaaacaaaGAAATTTACAGCAAACTCTTAAAGATGCTCTTAAAGCTGCAGCTAATCAAAGAGAAattcaaaagaaaaataaagaaagtaATGTATCAAAAAGTAGTAGAAATAAATCTGGATTACAAAATGGAGAACAAAATTCAGTTGCTAGTTTATTTAATCCAAATATCTTTACAAATAACAATACAGGAAACACAACACCTGAAATAAATGCTTTTGTGCCATTTTTATTGCAAAACTTGTTAAATTCTTATGCTACCAATAATAATCAAGTTTTCAATACTTCATCTACCAACGAAAATAGTACTTTAAATGATAACCagatttag
- a CDS encoding RNA-binding protein 28 yields the protein MFPKFYDKGNRVSRQNHRGVGIKSWRLIVRNLPYKTKKAELEEIFQKYGVIQEIVLPPNKDTRKFKKCCAGFAFIQYKRKEDAENALKGENFKEYKKRKIAIDFSLDKEDYIYNKSSQNPDDMSEILKKVLTDRKRKSTDDGDENVKKIKEEVMDDDESEITKKMEVKKSKMTDSGGKHTNGKKLNDKKNQKMVANKKLDDEEEELEDEEELEDEEDLEDEREMENEEELEDEEELEDEEELDDEEESEDEEIKQENEEMDDEDAEKDGDKKVQRKEDIAVLEKRVIFVRNLHYDVMEDELSEAVADCGTIELCIICRYKDSEHSMGTGFIHFSTPEEAQKCLEKMESPKGVVLENRRVAGYLAVPRTEASTLKGGERKLPEKRDKRNLKLLKYGHIKKGTAQAKNMSEHDTKKRSDLALAAKKKLKNPLMFVSDRRLVIHNIPKNIDDKKLYDMCKTHCGNKNGKITECRIWREKPTYGNDPKKGKSKGFGFVAFEEHKDALFCLKQLNNNPKLFTDEKRPIVEFCVENLSAIRAKEKRKEKSKQTSK from the exons atgtttccaaaattttatgataaaggAAATCGTGTATCACGTCAAAATCACCGTGGTGTTGGTATTAAATCATGGCGTTTAATTGTACGAAATTTACCCTACAaa acAAAAAAAGCTGAATTAGAGgaaatatttcaaaagtaTGGAGTTATACAAGAAATAGTATTACCTCCTAATAAAGATacaagaaaatttaaaaaatgttgtgCTGGATTTGcttttatacaatataaaagaaaGGAAGATGCTGAAAATGCATTGAAGGGAGAAAATTTTAAGGaatacaaaaaaagaaaaatagcCATAGATTTTTCGCTTGACAAGGAggattatatttataataaaagttcaCAAAATCCTGATGATATGTCagaaattttgaaaaaagttttgacagatagaaaaagaaaaagtacTGATGATGGTGatgaaaatgttaaaaagataaaggAAGAAGTTATGGATGATGATGAATCtgaaataactaaaaaaatggAAGTTAAAAAGTCAAAAATGACTGATTCTGGAGGGAAACATActaatggaaaaaaattaaatgataaaaaaaatcagaAAATGGTTGCTAATAAGAAATTGGATGATGAAGAAGAAGAGTTAGAGGATGAGGAGGAATTAGAAGATGAAGAAGACTTGGAAGATGAGAGAGAAATGGAGAATGAAGAAGAATTAGAAGATGAAGAAGAGTTGGAGGATGAGGAAGAATTAGATGATGAAGAAGAATCTGAAGACGAGGAAATTAAACAAGAGAATGAAGAAATGGATGATGAAGATGCTGAAAAAGATGGTGATAAAAAAGTTCAAAGAAAAGAGGATATTGCTGTGTTGGAGAAACGTGTTATTTTTGTACGAAATTTACACTATGATGTTATGGAAGATGAATTATCTGAAGCTGTTGCTGATTGTGGAACAATAGAACTTTGTATAATTTGTAGATATAAAGATTCAGAACATTCAATGGGAACTggttttatacatttttctaCACCTGAAGAAGCACAAAAATGTTTAGAAAAAATGGAATCACCAAAAGGAGTTGTTCTGGAGAATCGTCGTGTTGCTGGTTACCTAGCTGTCCCAAGGACAGAAGCCTCAACTTTAAAAGGTGGAGAAAGAAAATTACCAGAAAAACGggataaaagaaatttaaaattattaaaatatggacatattaaaaaaggaaCAGCACAAGCTAAAAATATGTCAGAACATGATACTAAAAAACGAAGTGATCTTGCTCTTGCTgcaaagaaaaaattaaaaaatcctCTTATGTTTGTTTCTGATAGGCGTTTAGTTATTCATAATATTCCCAAAAATatagatgataaaaaattatatgatatgTGTAAAACTCATTGTGGAaataaaaatggaaaaataaCAGAATGTAGAATTTGGAGAGAAAAACCTACTTATGGTAATGATCCTAAGAAAGGTAAAAGTAAAGGATTTGGTTTTGTAGCTTTTGAGGAACATAAAGATGCATTATTCtgtttaaaacaattaaataacaaCCCTAAGTTGTTCACTGACGAGAAAAGACCAATTGTTGAATTTTGTGTTGAAAATTTAAGTGCTATTCGAGCAAAAGagaaaagaaaagaaaaatccAAACAAACAAGTAAATAg
- a CDS encoding ShKT domain-containing protein: MVIFYLNSIGSSCTLHKDCDSGVCTFTGPQQGYCVKMCKINTKPSGCDSNVNCTSQADNSKTEADGCTIKTKECAVDGDCKSTATPICNQYMLKCEAEPATTTVSSTKNINNLSTKSSSNSMTTTKNNFNKFSRKPSNQNICQDKVVGGQNDCIHLARFCTNTIFKPMMTDKCPRTCGFCNYDNSINGGNTNGMGNNGSNGKSCIDKLDSCYRYTGLCKSPQYEDFMKKYCPSTCGC, translated from the exons ATGGTAATTTTTTACTTGAACAG TATTGGAAGTTCATGTACTCTTCATAAAGATTGTGACTCTGGTGTATGTACTTTTACGGGTCCTCAACAAGGATATTGTGTTAAAATgtgtaaaattaatacaaaacCATCAGGTTGTGATAGTAATGTTAACTGTACATCACAAGCTGACAATTCTAAAACTGAAGCTGATGGATGTACAATAAAAACTAAGGAATGTGCTGTTGATGGAGATTGTAAATCAACTGCAACTCCTATTTGTAATCAGTATATGTTAAAATGTGAAGCTGAACCAGCAACAACAACTGTATCAtctactaaaaatattaataatttatcaacaaaatCATCCTCAAACTCAATgacaacaacaaaaaataattttaataaattttcaagaaAACCTagtaatcaaaatatttgcCAAGATAAAGTAGTAGGTGGTCAAAATGATTGTATTCATTTGGCAAGATTTTGTACAAATACTATTTTCAAACCAATGATGACTGATAAATGCCCTAGGACATGTGGCTTTTGTAATTATGACAATAGTATTAATGGAGGCAATACCAATGGTATGGGAAATAATGGTAGTAATGGAAAAAGTTGTATAGATAAATTAGATTCATGTTATAGATATACAGGATTATGTAAATCTCCTCAATATGAagattttatgaaaaaatacTGTCCATCAACATGTGGatgctaa
- a CDS encoding ShKT domain-containing protein, whose translation MFTIHFIINFLIIFAFSIIATINITIETSTLTTSTINDNNNTDTINNLSSSTINSNTTLIGEQNVTKTTTTYLEKCEDTTFKNGLTCDSIKQLCENIEYKEVMKRKCPKTCGIC comes from the coding sequence atgtttacTATTcactttataattaattttttaataatttttgctTTTTCTATAATTGCTACTATTAATATAACTATTGAAACTTCAACTTTAACAACTAGTACAATAAATGACAATAATAATACTGATACTATAAATAATCTTTCTTCCAGTACTATCAATTCTAATACAACTTTAATAGGGGAACAAAATGTTACAAAGACAACAACAACATACTTAGAAAAATGTGAAGATactacttttaaaaatggaTTAACTTGTGATTCTATAAAACAATTATGTGAAAACATAGAATACAAAGAAGTCATGAAGAGAAAATGTCCAAAAACTTGTGGTATATGCTaa
- a CDS encoding RNA recognition motif domain and Nucleotide-binding, alpha-beta plait domain-containing protein has product MLPAIYGPLQPVNNNVTSTRPSEHLITSAAAAALAQSAEHIANGSKDTTFTKIFVGGLPYHTTDKTLHEFFEVYGDIEEAVVITDRVTQKSRGYGFVTMKDRAAAERACKDPNPIIDGRKANVNLAYLGAKPRNNAQLAAVASTLSQLPLQAQLQALFPAARLGLSPLYIPTQAPNPMLAPAVSANQFSLAAHLQHAAAIANSANRPQVQTTTSTSGNQTAGVSNHNNSTLTSNTTSSLPSVNQQAYFDYATSLAASVNNPGNIGIGIHPNAIFNPQVSSTYESYNLSPSLTTINPLYSIHLLALQKQMTTPSATHETMNNQRI; this is encoded by the exons ATGCTTCCAGCTATTTATGGGCCTCTTCAACCGGTTAATAACAATGTCACTTCAACAAGACCATCAGAACATTTAATTACATCAGCCGCTGCTGCTGCTCTTGCTCAGTCAGCAGAACACATCGCCAATGGATCAAAAGACACAacttttactaaaatatttgttggAGGACTTCCGTATCATACAACTGACAAGACACTTCATGAATTTTTTGAAGTATATGGTGATATAGAAGAGGCTGTTGTAATAACAGATAGAGTAACTCAAAAATCTCGAGGATATGGTTTTGTAACAATGAAAGATCGTGCTGCTGCAGAGAGAGCATGTAAAGATCCAAATCCAATTATAGATGGTAGAAAAGCAAATGTTAATTTAGCTTACCTTGGAGCTAAACCACGAAATAATGCACAGTTAGCAGCAGTTGCCTCAACATTATCACAATTACCATTACAAGCACAATTACAAGCTTTATTTCCAGCAGCCAGATTAGG gcTTTCACCATTATATATACCAACACAAGCACCAAATCCAATGTTAGCTCCTGCTGTATCAGCTAACCAATTTTCTTTGGCGGCACATTTACAACATGCAGCAGCTATAGCTAACTCAGCAAATAGACCTCAAGTTCAAACCACAACATCTACTAGCGGTAATCAAACAGCAGGTGTATCCAATCATAATAATAGTACATTAACAAGTAATACAACATCATCATTACCATCTGTTAATCAACAAGCATATTTTGATTATGCGACAAGTTTAGCAGCATCAGTAAATAATCCCGGAAACATTGGAATTGGAATACATCCAAATGCTATATTTAATCCTCAAG tttCATCAACATATGAATCTTATAATCTTTCTCCATCTCTTACAACAATTAATCCTTTATATTCAATTCATTTACTAGCACTTCAAAAACAAATGACAACACCATCAGCTACTCATGAAACAATGAATAATCAAAGAATATAA
- a CDS encoding Translation Initiation factor eIF-4e family and Translation Initiation factor eIF-4e-like domain-containing protein, translated as MSCETVIDSGEIDKQKILDNSSGNKANEDDNLNGEINQEEDEEFDVPEDSILRQKFPMKNKWDLYYLKDDKDLTWLNRLMKVYTFDDLGEFIAFLNEAKPPSVLKNGSDYNLFKHGIKPLWEESDNVEGGRAVLTLDKSANCEILDNMWKELMLALTSEHFAEYNNSICGAVCNIRSKGSKISIWTRNASDEATNKAIAKQMVETILNAPGIDKYKKYFESVRFEEHRVASQKSSSSLPPKILVYVKEIANVWKEKEEQQAASRANH; from the exons atgagttGTGAAACAGTAATTGATTCTGGTGAAATTGACAAACAAAAGATATTGGACAATAGTAGTGGTAACAAAGCAAATGAggatgataatttaaatggtGAAATAAATCAGGAGGAGGATGAAGAATTT gaTGTACCTGAAGATAGCATTTTAAGACAAAAATTTccaatgaaaaataaatgggatctttattatttgaagGATGATAAAGATTTAACATGGTTAAACCGTTTAATGAAAGTTTATACTTTTGATGATCTTGGTGAATTTATAGCGTTTCTTAATGAAGCAAAACCCCCAAGTGTGTTAAAAAATGGTTCTgattataatctttttaaacaTGGAATAAAACCATTATGGGAAGAGAGTGACAATGTTGAGGGAGGTCGTGCTGTTTTAACATTAGACAAAAGTGCTAATTGCGAAATCCTTGATAATATGTGGAAAGAATTAATGCTTGCATTGACAAGTGAGCATTTTGCAGAATATAATAACTCAATATGTGGTGCTGTTTGCAATATAAGAAGTAAAGGGTCCAAAATTAGTATTTGGACTAGAAATGCTAGTGATGAAGCAACTAATAAAGCAATTGCAAAACAAATGGTTGAAACAATATTAAATGCTCCTggaattgataaatataagaaatattttgaaagtGTTAGATTTGAAGAACATAGAGTGGCATCACAAAAGAGTAGCTCATCATTACCACCtaaaattttagtttatGTTAAAGAGATAGCAAATGTATGGAAGGAAAAGGAAGAACAACAAGCTGCATCAAGAGCAAATCATTGA
- a CDS encoding Proteasome subunit alpha type-1 → MFRNQYDSDVTVWSPQGRLHQVDYAVEAMKQGSATVGIKSNTHVVLVALKRAANELSSHQKKIFEVDSHAGVSIAGLLSDGRILARFIQSECSSWRWSYKESVPIACLATQIQLKLQANTQYYGRRPFGVGLLLAGYDRDGTHLVKTEPSAEVVETYASAIGARSQSARTYLERHLDEFATSTPDQLIYHALMALRDSLPAEDNLNKKNTSISIVGKGQEFNTMDNDQVVPYLEAISNIPRTTTGSSEQPAQGGDPEPMQQD, encoded by the exons ATGTTTCGTAATCAATATGATAGTGATGTTACTGTATGGTCCCCACAGGGTCGACTTCATCAAGTTGATTATGCTGTTGAAGCAATGAAGCAAGGTAGTGCTACAGTTGGTATTAAATCAAATACACATGTCGTTCTTGTTGCTTTAAag cGTGCAGCAAATGAACTTTCATCAcatcaaaagaaaatttttgaagTTGACTCACATGCTGGTGTATCAATTGCGGGACTTTTGTCAGATGGGCGTATTTTGGCTAGATTCATTCAATCAGAATGTTCATCATGGAGATGGAGTTACAAAGAATCTGTACCAATTGCTTGTCTTGCAACTCAAATTCAATTAAAACTTCAAGCAAATACTCAATACTATGGAAGAAGACCATTTGGAGTTGGATTACTTTTAGCTGGTTATGATCGTGATGGAACTCATCTTGTAAAAACTGAACCTTCTGCTGAGGTAGTTGAAACTTATGCATCTGCTATTGGAGCTAGATCACAATCTGCTAGAACATATTTAGAACGTCACTTGGATGAATTTGCCACATCTACACCAgatcaattaatttatcatgCTTTGATGGCACTTCGTGACTCATTACCAGCAGAAGACAATCTTAACAAAAAGAATACATCTATATCAATTGTAGGAAAAGGTCAAGAATTTAATACAATGGACAATGATCAAGTTGTTCCATACTTGGAAGCTATTTCAAATATTCCTCGTACAACAACTGGCTCTTCTGAGCAACCTGCTCAAGGTGGAGATCCTGAACCAATGCAACAAGACtaa